One genomic segment of Ricinus communis isolate WT05 ecotype wild-type chromosome 5, ASM1957865v1, whole genome shotgun sequence includes these proteins:
- the LOC8272184 gene encoding GDSL esterase/lipase At5g37690 has product MAVVLQRLVALASALVFVAGKATTLAYAASVVTFVFGDSLTEVGNNKFLQYSLARSDYPWYGIDFSGGQATGRFTNGRTIGDIISAKLGISSPPPYLSLSSNDDALLNGVNYASGGAGILNDTGLYFIQRLSFDDQIDCFKKTKEAIKARIGEEAANRHSNEAMYFIGIGSNDYVNNYLQPFLADGQQYTHDEFVELLISTLKQQLTRLYQLGARKIVFHGLGPLGCIPSQRVKSKKGECLKRVNEWVLEFNSRVQNQLATLNHQLRNARFLFADTYGDVLDLIDNPTAYGFKVSNTSCCNVDTSIGGLCLPNSKLCKNRKEYVFWDAFHPSDAANQVLAQKFFKLLFSNASAPNNSPPPSIAPNPSN; this is encoded by the exons ATGGCTGTAGTACTTCAAAGGCTTGTAGCTTTAGCTTCTGCATTAGTTTTTGTAGCAGGAAAAGCAACAACTTTAGCTTATGCTGCATCAGTTGTGACGTTTGTGTTTGGTGATTCTTTGACAGAAGTTGGAAACAATAAGTTCCTTCAATATTCCCTTGCAAGGTCTGATTATCCTTGGTATGGGATTGATTTTTCCGGCGGCCAAGCGACTGGAAGATTCACTAACGGCAGAACTATTGGTGATATAATAT CTGCAAAGCTTGGAATTTCATCACCACCGCCTTACCTTTCCTTGTCAAGCAATGATGATGCATTGCTAAATGGGGTTAATTATGCGTCTGGTGGAGCTGGGATTCTTAATGACACTGGACTTTATTTT ATTCAGAGGTTATCTTTTGATGATCAGATAGATTGCTTTAAGAAGACCAAAGAAGCAATCAAGGCTAGAATAGGAGAAGAAGCTGCAAACAGGCATAGCAATGAGGCCATGTACTTCATTGGAATTG GCAGCAATGACTATGTAAACAACTACTTGCAGCCCTTTTTAGCAGATGGCCAACAATACACACACGATGAATTTGTGGAGCTCTTAATATCCACACTAAAACAACAACTTACA AGACTATACCAACTGGGTGCAAGAAAGATAGTATTCCACGGATTAGGTCCTCTAGGCTGCATCCCTTCTCAGAGAGTGAAATCAAAGAAGGGGGAGTGCTTGAAAAGAGTGAACGAATGGGTGTTGGAATTCAACTCCAGAGTACAAAACCAACTTGCCACTCTAAACCACCAACTTCGTAATGCCAGATTCTTATTTGCAGACACTTATGGAGATGTTCTGGATCTGATAGACAACCCTACCGCTTATG GTTTCAAGGTGTCAAACACATCATGTTGCAATGTGGACACATCAATAGGAGGATTATGCTTGCCCAATTCAAAACTATGCAAGAATCGTAAAGAATATGTTTTCTGGGATGCATTTCACCCATCTGATGCAGCAAATCAAGTGCTTGCTCAAAAATTCTTCAAACTCCTATTCTCGAATGCCTCTGCCCCAAACAACTCTCCTCCTCCTTCTATTGCACCAAACCCTTCTAACTGA